In Paraburkholderia youngii, the genomic stretch ACAACTTCGACATGGCCGCGTTCAACGCGGCGAACGTGCTCGGCACCAACACGCCAGACGTGCTGAACGAATCGACCGCCGACTTCGGCTGGGCGCTGATGATGGCTGCCGCGCGCCGCATCGCCGAGTCGGAGCACTGGCTGCGCGCGGGGCTCTGGCAGAAGTGGAGCTACGACGGCTTTCTCGGCAGCGACCTGTACGGCTCGACGCTGGGCGTGATCGGCATGGGCCGCATCGGCCAGGCGCTCGCGCGGCGCGCGCAGGGCTTCAACATGCGAGTCATATATCACAACCGCTCGCGCGTCGCGCCGCAAATCGAGGCCGAGCTGAACGCGGAATACGTGTCGAAAGAGGATCTGCTGCGGCGCGCCGACCACGTCGTGCTGGTGCTGCCGTACACCAAAAACAACCACCACACGATCGGCGCGGCCGAACTCGCGCTGATGAAGCCGAGCGCGACGCTGACGAACATCGCGCGCGGCGGCATCGTCGACGATGCCGCATT encodes the following:
- a CDS encoding 2-hydroxyacid dehydrogenase, which encodes MQKILVARSIFPDVIDRLKQYFDVDWNEGDVLPAEELKRRLADKDGALTAGEMIDAAVLAAAPRLRVVSNMAVGYNNFDMAAFNAANVLGTNTPDVLNESTADFGWALMMAAARRIAESEHWLRAGLWQKWSYDGFLGSDLYGSTLGVIGMGRIGQALARRAQGFNMRVIYHNRSRVAPQIEAELNAEYVSKEDLLRRADHVVLVLPYTKNNHHTIGAAELALMKPSATLTNIARGGIVDDAALADALRDRRIAAAGLDVFEGEPNLNPALLSVPNVVLTPHIASATETTRRAMANLAADNLIAGLGVGPRAGQPPNPINPDVIGKARS